Proteins encoded within one genomic window of Macaca fascicularis isolate 582-1 chromosome 16, T2T-MFA8v1.1:
- the CDC42EP4 gene encoding cdc42 effector protein 4, with product MPILKQLVSSSVHSKRRSRVDLTAEMISAPLGDFRHTMHVGRAGDAFGDTSFLNSKAGEPDGESLDEQASSSSSKRSLLSRKFRGSKRSQSVTRGEREQRDMLGSLRDSALFVKNAMSLPQLNEKEAAEKGTSKLPKSLSSSPVKKANGGEGGDEEAGMEEAVPRRNGATGPHSPDPLLDEQAFGDLADLPVMPKATYGLKHAESIMSFHIDLGPSMLGDVLSIMDKEEWDPEEEEGGYHGDEGATGTITQAPPYAVAAPPLARQEGKAGPDLPSLPSHALEDEGWAAAAPSPGSARSMGSHTTRDSSSLSSCTSGVLEERSPAFRGPDRARAAVSRQPDKEFSFMDEEEEDEIRV from the coding sequence ATGCCGATCCTCAAGCAACTGGTGTCCAGCTCGGTGCACTCCAAGCGCCGTTCCCGAGTGGACCTCACGGCCGAAATGATCAGCGCCCCACTGGGCGACTTCCGCCACACCATGCACGTTGGCCGGGCCGGAGATGCCTTTGGGGACACCTCCTTCCTCAACAGCAAGGCTGGCGAGCCTGACGGCGAGTCCTTGGACGAACAGgcctcctcttcatcttccaaACGCAGTCTCCTATCCAGGAAGTTCCGGGGCAGCAAGCGGTCACAGTCAGTGACCAGGGGGGAGCGGGAGCAGCGCGACATGCTGGGATCCCTGCGGGACTCGGCCCTCTTTGTCAAGAATGCCATGTCCCTGCCCCAGCTCAATGAGAAGGAGGCCGCGGAGAAGGGTACCAGTAAGCTGCCCAAGAGTCTGTCATCCAGCCCCGTGAAGAAGGCCAATGGCGGGGAGGGTGGCGACGAGGAGGCAGGCATGGAGGAGGCCGTGCCCCGTCGGAATGGGGCCACGGGTCCCCATTCCCCTGACCCCCTCCTCGACGAGCAGGCCTTTGGGGATCTGGCAGATCTGCCTGTCATGCCCAAGGCCACCTATGGGCTGAAGCATGCGGAGTCCATCATGTCCTTCCACATCGACCTGGGGCCCTCCATGCTGGGTGACGTCCTCAGCATCATGGACAAGGAGGAGTGGGACcccgaggaggaggagggtggttACCATGGCGATGAGGGCGCCACTGGCACCATCACCCAGGCTCCCCCATACGCTGTGGCGGCCCCTCCCCTGGCGAGGCAGGAAGGCAAGGCCGGCCCAGActtgccctccctcccctcccatgCTCTGGAGGACGAGGGGTGGGCAGCAGCGGCCCCCAGCCCCGGCTCGGCCCGCAGCATGGGCAGCCACACCACACGAGACAGCAGCTCCCTCTCCAGCTGCACCTCGGGCGTCCTGGAGGAGCGCAGCCCTGCCTTCCGGGGACCAGACAGGGCCCGGGCTGCTGTCTCGAGACAGCCGGACAAGGAGTTCTCCTTCatggacgaggaggaggaggatgagatCCGCGTGTGA